In one window of Panthera uncia isolate 11264 chromosome F2, Puncia_PCG_1.0, whole genome shotgun sequence DNA:
- the LOC125924782 gene encoding spidroin-2-like, which produces MLHFRGAGKAACDLIHPRPDGVCTPLRAPGPGAARRALALHAGGRHLWGGWRGSEGRAGPSWGARRARGGGARLPAPRRQGGQARPFRPGRELWARPGSAACAARAAGSRAPGPGPVASRRPPAGLAPASGTALCLAGGGGAEGGSGREPEVGPAAFLGIKWRHSLPPLGRVPGWELAESSWKCLRATLLPGNFALVWPPQGDLPEGVSAGARAPGRRRTLS; this is translated from the coding sequence ATGTTGCACTTCCGTGGGGCGGGAAAGGCCGCCTGCGACTTGATTCACCCACGTCCGGACGGCGTGTGCACACCCCTGCGAGCCCCGGGCCCTGGCGCGGCCCGCCGGGCCCTGGCGCTCCACGCCGGCGGCCGCCACCTCTGGGGTGGCTGGCGGGGCAGCGAGGGTCGCGCCGGGCCTTCCTGGGGGGCTCGGAGGGCTCGGGGCGGCGGGGCCCGGCTTCCCGCGCCTCGAAGGCAGGGCGGGCAAGCGCGTCCTTTCCGTCCGGGACGGGAACTCTGGGCTCGCCCGGGATCGGCGGCCTGCGCGGCCCGCGCCGCGGGTagccgggccccgggccccggtCCAGTCGCGTCCAGGCGGCCTCCCGCAGGCCTGGCCCCCGCCTCGGGGACGGCTTTGTGCTTagcagggggaggtggggcagagggcgGGAGCGGGAGGGAGCCGGAGGTGGGTCCCGCGGCCTTTCTTGGGATTAAGTGGCGacactcccttccccctctcggGCGCGTCCCTGGCTGGGAACTGGCTGAGTCCTCTTGGAAGTGCCTACGGGCCACCTTGCTGCCTGGTAACTTTGCTCTGGTGTGGCCACCCCAAGGAGACCTTCCTGAGGGTGTCTCCGCCGGGGCCAGGGCGCCGGGACGCCGTCGGACCCTCTCCTGA